One Nocardioides aromaticivorans genomic window carries:
- a CDS encoding putative leader peptide: MDNGLAIWNLEWVCGPKPPSLFPMSTTLLLTKRRAVDNCRVSSALCRPC, translated from the coding sequence ATGGACAACGGTCTCGCCATTTGGAACCTCGAATGGGTCTGCGGGCCAAAGCCGCCTAGTCTCTTCCCCATGTCGACGACTCTGCTGCTGACCAAGCGGCGCGCGGTGGACAACTGCCGCGTCAGCTCGGCGCTGTGTCGACCCTGCTGA
- a CDS encoding DUF4012 domain-containing protein: MTDGSLDAPVRRRRRSTPASRFVRRLRQLRRERPRLVVLAGLGVVALLAVLWTVWTVWATNRDLAQVRDSATIMRAALVRADADGARAAMADYREAAESARDHTSGPTWAVLEALPVFGDDAEGVATVAEVLDDIGTDGLGPIADAADLVTAETFQPDDGRFPVEQITAMQEPARHSEQAFDDAATTLAKVDSSHFVGPVRNQFDRLRTLVDDARGTLGSTYRAARMIPRMMGTDRPRYYLMVLQNNAELRSGGGLPGALSLVRMKDGRVDIVEQMDMSELAKTSRAPVVTLTDEEDRIFGRILNLAAVDATLTPDFQRSAEIIRKRWERGVGGRLDGMFFVDPVAVSYLLRGTGPVAVPGYRPVNSGNVVWGVENEIYRLTNDREIHSDYQQAVAKAVFNAFAAGRGDSAESIRGLVTGVMEGRIRMASFEADNEAEIAGTMIAGEFSDKASKDPGVGIFINDGGPTKMQYYLKYDARVVSRSCVGDRQVISGAIDFHSDTPPDARALPPSITGEGYRHQRVEPGDQLLVIYVTSPVDGDVTELSIDGQRVAHPVVERLAGRGLVRIGLEFQPQERHSVEFVMSSGPEQTGDVRLSVTPGAFPSSSNGTVPSSCTVR; encoded by the coding sequence GTGACCGACGGATCCCTCGACGCTCCGGTCCGGCGCCGGCGCCGTTCCACTCCCGCGTCGCGCTTCGTGCGCCGGTTGCGGCAGCTGCGCCGCGAGCGGCCCCGGCTGGTGGTGCTCGCCGGCCTCGGGGTGGTCGCGCTGCTCGCCGTCCTGTGGACGGTCTGGACCGTGTGGGCGACCAACAGGGACCTCGCGCAGGTGCGGGACAGCGCGACGATCATGCGCGCCGCCCTGGTCCGCGCCGACGCCGACGGCGCCCGCGCGGCGATGGCCGACTACCGCGAGGCCGCGGAGTCGGCCCGCGACCACACCTCCGGCCCGACCTGGGCCGTCCTCGAGGCGTTGCCGGTGTTCGGCGACGACGCCGAGGGCGTCGCCACCGTCGCCGAGGTGCTCGACGACATCGGCACCGACGGCCTCGGGCCGATCGCCGACGCCGCCGACCTGGTGACGGCCGAGACCTTCCAGCCGGACGACGGCCGCTTCCCGGTCGAGCAGATCACCGCGATGCAGGAGCCGGCCCGGCACAGCGAGCAGGCGTTCGACGATGCCGCCACGACCCTGGCGAAGGTCGACTCCAGCCACTTCGTCGGCCCTGTCCGCAACCAGTTCGACCGGCTGCGCACCCTGGTCGACGACGCGCGCGGGACCCTCGGGTCGACGTACCGCGCCGCCCGGATGATCCCGCGGATGATGGGCACGGACCGGCCGCGCTACTACCTGATGGTCCTGCAGAACAACGCCGAGCTGCGCAGCGGCGGCGGACTCCCCGGCGCCCTGTCCCTGGTGCGGATGAAGGACGGCCGCGTCGACATCGTCGAGCAGATGGACATGTCGGAGCTCGCGAAGACCAGCCGCGCACCGGTCGTGACCCTCACCGACGAGGAGGACCGCATCTTCGGGCGGATCCTCAACCTGGCCGCGGTCGACGCCACGCTGACGCCGGACTTCCAGCGGTCCGCCGAGATCATCCGCAAGCGCTGGGAGCGTGGGGTCGGCGGGCGCCTGGACGGCATGTTCTTCGTGGACCCCGTGGCGGTGTCCTACCTGCTGCGCGGGACCGGCCCGGTCGCCGTACCGGGGTATCGGCCGGTCAACTCCGGCAACGTCGTGTGGGGCGTCGAGAACGAGATCTACCGCCTGACCAACGACCGCGAGATCCACAGCGACTACCAGCAGGCCGTCGCGAAGGCCGTCTTCAACGCCTTCGCCGCCGGGCGCGGCGATTCGGCGGAGTCGATCCGGGGGCTGGTCACCGGCGTCATGGAGGGCCGGATCCGGATGGCCAGCTTCGAGGCCGACAACGAGGCCGAGATCGCCGGCACCATGATCGCCGGCGAGTTCTCCGACAAGGCGAGCAAGGACCCCGGCGTCGGGATCTTCATCAACGACGGCGGCCCGACGAAGATGCAGTACTACCTCAAGTACGACGCCCGCGTGGTCTCGCGCTCGTGCGTCGGCGACCGCCAGGTGATCTCCGGGGCGATCGACTTCCACAGCGACACCCCGCCCGACGCACGCGCGCTGCCCCCGTCGATCACGGGGGAGGGCTACCGCCACCAGCGGGTGGAGCCGGGCGACCAGCTGCTGGTCATCTACGTGACCTCGCCCGTCGACGGCGACGTCACGGAGCTGTCGATCGACGGCCAGCGCGTCGCCCACCCGGTCGTGGAGCGCCTCGCCGGTCGTGGCCTGGTCCGGATCGGCCTGGAGTTCCAGCCCCAGGAGCGGCACTCGGTCGAGTTCGTCATGAGCAGCGGGCCGGAGCAGACCGGCGACGTGCGGCTGTCGGTGACGCCGGGGGCCTTCCCGAGCAGCTCGAACGGCACCGTGCCGTCGTCCTGCACCGTGCGCTGA
- a CDS encoding polysaccharide biosynthesis tyrosine autokinase has product MDFKQFLVVLRRRWLTVVLLIVIALGVAAGITFTRTPMYESKAQVLLTVDVSKASDSYATYFTVTQRATTYAKVAKSTELAEEVIDDLNLTITPEKFADRVSAEVVEATSLIEIKIKDENARDAQKIASAFTAQYTDYVKNLEQLTGTEAAVQLKQTDQATYNPDKVSPTTLLNFIVAGLIGLLLGIGLAVARELLDRTIRTADHVAELTESPVLASIGFDGDIRSAPLLTDLGGFAARTEAFRLLRTNLQFIDLDHQPRCLVISSAVPGEGKTMTSTNLAVALAQTGRNTLIIDADLRRPRVATTLGLDPAIGLTTALVGKTEIHDAIQVHEASGLHVLASGAKPPNPTEILQSKITHDLIRRLRSSYDMVIIDAPPLLPVADASVLAKLADGVIVVVRHAKTTKDQVNEAINRLNQVGARLYGVVVNMVAKRAVGSYYYYYYEETAPSGRGKGGSSGGRRRA; this is encoded by the coding sequence TTGGACTTCAAGCAGTTTCTGGTCGTGCTGCGCCGTCGCTGGCTCACGGTGGTGCTCCTCATCGTGATCGCCCTCGGCGTCGCGGCGGGCATCACCTTCACGCGCACCCCGATGTACGAGTCCAAGGCACAGGTGCTGCTGACGGTCGACGTCTCCAAGGCGAGCGACTCCTACGCCACCTACTTCACCGTGACGCAGCGCGCGACGACGTACGCCAAGGTCGCGAAGAGCACGGAGCTCGCGGAGGAGGTCATCGACGACCTCAACCTGACGATCACGCCGGAGAAGTTCGCCGACCGGGTCAGCGCCGAGGTCGTGGAGGCCACCTCCCTGATCGAGATCAAGATCAAGGACGAGAACGCCCGCGACGCGCAGAAGATCGCGAGCGCCTTCACCGCGCAGTACACCGACTACGTCAAGAACCTCGAGCAGCTCACCGGCACCGAGGCGGCCGTCCAGCTCAAGCAGACGGACCAGGCGACGTACAACCCCGACAAGGTCAGCCCCACCACGCTGCTCAACTTCATCGTGGCCGGCCTGATCGGCCTCCTGCTCGGCATCGGCCTCGCGGTCGCCCGCGAGCTGCTCGACCGCACGATCCGCACGGCCGACCACGTCGCCGAGCTGACCGAGTCGCCGGTCCTGGCCAGCATCGGCTTCGACGGCGACATCCGCTCCGCGCCGCTGCTCACCGACCTCGGTGGCTTCGCTGCCCGCACCGAGGCCTTCCGCCTGCTGCGGACCAACCTGCAGTTCATCGACCTCGACCACCAGCCGCGCTGCCTCGTCATCAGCAGCGCCGTGCCCGGCGAGGGCAAGACGATGACGTCGACCAACCTCGCCGTCGCGCTCGCGCAGACCGGCCGCAACACGCTGATCATCGACGCCGACCTCCGCCGGCCCCGGGTCGCCACGACGCTGGGCCTCGACCCCGCGATCGGCCTCACCACCGCGCTCGTCGGCAAGACCGAGATCCACGACGCGATCCAGGTCCACGAGGCCAGCGGCCTGCACGTGCTCGCCAGCGGCGCCAAGCCGCCGAACCCGACCGAGATCCTGCAGTCGAAGATCACCCACGACCTGATCCGGCGCCTCCGGTCGTCGTACGACATGGTGATCATCGACGCGCCGCCGCTGCTGCCGGTCGCCGACGCGTCGGTCCTGGCCAAGCTCGCCGACGGCGTCATCGTCGTCGTGCGGCACGCCAAGACCACCAAGGACCAGGTCAACGAGGCCATCAACCGCCTCAACCAGGTCGGCGCCCGTCTCTACGGCGTCGTCGTCAACATGGTCGCGAAGCGTGCCGTCGGCTCGTATTACTACTACTACTACGAGGAGACCGCCCCGTCGGGACGCGGCAAGGGTGGCTCTTCCGGCGGTCGTCGCCGGGCCTGA
- a CDS encoding TylF/MycF/NovP-related O-methyltransferase: MTTTPDELRELYLDLMKRTLTGALMEDNDSILGGVRTAGSPSLKKKLANAAGSAAQKFGFEISYKKPYDPALRETGSDWPARSESMIGLKRMQNIQDAISAIIEDDVPGDFIETGVWRGGACIFMRANLKAWGDTKRTVWLADSFQGLPAPNVKDFPADQGDTFYLQTGLSVGEAAVRHNFERYNLLDDQVKFLVGWFKDTLPTAPAESYSLIRLDGDLYESTIQALDALYPKLSPGGFCIIDDYGTLPDQAGKAVHDYREQHGITDEIIDIDGNGAYWRKS, from the coding sequence GTGACGACGACCCCCGACGAGCTTCGCGAGCTCTACCTCGACCTGATGAAGCGCACCCTGACGGGCGCCCTGATGGAGGACAACGACTCGATCCTGGGCGGTGTCCGGACCGCCGGATCCCCGTCACTGAAGAAGAAGCTGGCCAACGCGGCCGGCAGCGCGGCGCAGAAGTTCGGCTTCGAGATCTCCTACAAGAAGCCCTACGACCCCGCCCTGCGCGAGACCGGAAGCGACTGGCCGGCCCGCTCGGAGTCGATGATCGGCCTCAAGCGGATGCAGAACATCCAGGACGCGATCAGCGCGATCATCGAGGACGACGTCCCCGGTGACTTCATCGAGACCGGCGTCTGGCGCGGCGGCGCGTGCATCTTCATGCGCGCCAACCTCAAGGCGTGGGGCGACACCAAGCGGACCGTGTGGCTCGCCGACTCGTTCCAGGGCCTGCCGGCGCCGAACGTCAAGGACTTCCCGGCCGACCAGGGCGACACCTTCTACCTCCAGACCGGCCTGTCCGTCGGCGAGGCCGCGGTGCGCCACAACTTCGAGCGCTACAACCTGCTCGACGACCAGGTGAAGTTCCTCGTCGGCTGGTTCAAGGACACGCTGCCCACGGCGCCCGCCGAGAGCTACTCGCTCATCCGCCTCGACGGCGACCTCTACGAGTCGACGATCCAGGCGCTCGACGCGCTCTACCCGAAGCTGTCGCCCGGCGGCTTCTGCATCATCGACGACTACGGCACGCTGCCCGACCAGGCCGGCAAGGCGGTCCACGACTACCGCGAGCAGCACGGCATCACCGACGAGATCATCGACATCGACGGCAACGGCGCCTACTGGCGCAAGTCCTGA
- a CDS encoding FkbM family methyltransferase has product MPALRSTSHLTKRIRQTPGLFRNFPTVFWDLGTQRTRFARDEMTLHLRNGYQVTIPNADGARYPIYEIFADDAYGMAELTRGLSPKAAVLDIGGQVGCFALAVAAELPQATVHVYEASPTSASYAERNVRDNGLASRVSVHAAALAGEDGEFSLIDNGDASVLNGITAREGKEVVVPAVSFDNAVAAARADGNPVELVKMDVEGAEYDVVLRSSPASWADVRAVALEYHPVAGHSLDELLAFLAPLGLTPYHQEDGTEPGLGMVWLRRA; this is encoded by the coding sequence GTGCCTGCCCTCCGCAGCACCTCCCACCTCACCAAGCGCATCCGGCAGACGCCGGGCCTGTTCCGCAACTTCCCCACGGTCTTCTGGGACCTCGGGACGCAGCGGACGCGCTTCGCCCGCGACGAGATGACCCTGCACCTGCGCAACGGCTACCAGGTGACCATCCCGAACGCCGACGGTGCCCGTTACCCGATCTACGAGATCTTCGCCGACGACGCCTACGGCATGGCCGAGCTGACGCGGGGCCTGTCGCCGAAGGCGGCCGTGCTCGACATCGGCGGCCAGGTCGGGTGCTTCGCGCTCGCGGTGGCCGCCGAGCTGCCGCAGGCGACGGTCCACGTCTACGAGGCGTCGCCGACCAGTGCGTCGTACGCCGAGCGCAACGTGCGTGACAACGGCCTCGCCTCGCGGGTGAGCGTGCACGCCGCCGCGCTGGCCGGCGAGGACGGCGAGTTCTCGCTCATCGACAACGGCGACGCCAGCGTGCTCAACGGCATCACGGCGCGCGAGGGGAAGGAGGTCGTCGTCCCGGCGGTCTCCTTCGACAATGCGGTCGCCGCCGCGCGGGCCGACGGCAACCCCGTCGAGCTGGTGAAGATGGACGTCGAGGGCGCCGAGTACGACGTCGTGCTCCGCTCCTCCCCCGCGTCCTGGGCGGACGTGCGCGCGGTCGCGCTGGAGTACCACCCGGTGGCCGGCCACTCGCTCGACGAGCTCCTCGCCTTCCTCGCGCCCCTGGGCCTGACGCCGTACCACCAGGAGGACGGCACCGAGCCGGGCCTGGGGATGGTCTGGCTCCGGCGCGCATGA
- a CDS encoding glycosyltransferase family 61 protein, which yields MSRLPSRLQPLWPLVKRGHRAGALAIGAVSRHTTGPLRDGVRAGSATSRATATAEPGTVTFHPVSPAVTLDRPAPPGDPAGLTFLSSRTRTEIPERFVLELAGGQLISRHGAVVTAGGILDSETSHYFGISSWREHPVFWNPWPARPEVVDGTVAVLSARGTGHNFYHFVTDELPRIGLLQEAFADVRPDVWVLDRHTGYQKQLLGMLGIEPDRVLTPGPGFHLQAKRLLVPSLPNAVMDGPPESQRWLRENLPAKETTGLPEKIYVTRGTTPNTRRMVNEDAVRAALEQRGFTCVDPGSLSVQEQIDHFAAARVVVAPHGAALTNLAFCRDGVRVLELFAPGYTVHCYWAMTSNIPDSRYRYLVAPTPVGTGDNELMQDIELQPGPIMDALDQLLAS from the coding sequence ATGAGCCGGCTCCCGAGTCGCCTCCAGCCGCTGTGGCCGCTGGTCAAGCGGGGACACCGTGCCGGCGCGCTCGCGATCGGCGCCGTCTCCCGCCACACCACCGGGCCGCTGCGCGACGGGGTGCGGGCGGGGTCGGCGACGTCGCGCGCCACCGCGACCGCAGAGCCCGGCACGGTCACCTTCCACCCGGTGTCGCCGGCGGTCACCCTCGACCGCCCGGCGCCGCCGGGTGACCCCGCGGGCCTGACCTTCCTGTCCTCGCGCACCCGGACCGAGATCCCCGAGCGGTTCGTGCTCGAGCTGGCGGGCGGGCAGCTCATCAGCCGGCACGGCGCGGTCGTCACGGCGGGCGGCATCCTCGACAGCGAGACCAGCCACTACTTCGGCATCTCGTCGTGGCGCGAGCACCCCGTGTTCTGGAACCCGTGGCCGGCGAGGCCCGAGGTCGTCGACGGAACCGTGGCGGTGCTCTCCGCGCGCGGGACGGGCCACAACTTCTACCACTTCGTCACCGACGAGCTGCCCCGCATCGGCCTCCTGCAGGAGGCCTTCGCCGACGTCCGTCCGGACGTGTGGGTGCTCGACCGCCACACCGGCTACCAGAAGCAGCTGCTCGGGATGCTCGGCATCGAGCCGGACCGGGTGCTGACCCCCGGCCCCGGCTTCCACCTGCAGGCGAAGCGGCTGCTGGTGCCGTCGCTGCCCAACGCCGTGATGGACGGGCCGCCGGAGTCGCAGCGCTGGCTGCGCGAGAACCTGCCGGCCAAGGAGACCACGGGCCTGCCGGAGAAGATCTACGTCACCCGCGGTACGACGCCCAACACGCGCCGCATGGTCAACGAGGACGCCGTCCGGGCCGCGCTCGAGCAGCGTGGCTTCACCTGCGTCGACCCCGGCAGCCTGTCGGTGCAGGAGCAGATCGACCACTTCGCCGCGGCTCGCGTGGTCGTGGCCCCGCACGGCGCCGCCCTCACCAACCTGGCGTTCTGCCGCGACGGCGTGCGGGTGCTCGAGCTGTTCGCACCCGGCTACACCGTCCACTGCTACTGGGCGATGACCTCCAACATCCCCGACTCGCGCTACCGCTACCTCGTCGCCCCGACCCCGGTCGGCACGGGCGACAACGAGCTGATGCAGGACATCGAGCTGCAGCCGGGGCCGATCATGGACGCCCTCGACCAGCTGCTCGCGTCATGA
- a CDS encoding GDP-mannose 4,6-dehydratase has protein sequence MTSAPTALVTGVTGQDGIYLARRLLADGLRVVGVARPGSASGPRVAAYLPGMEVREADITDGATLRALVADIAPQEVYNLAALSSVGRSWEEPELTRRVNLDTVVDLVEAAHALTAAGRPVRLFQASSAEVVGQAADSPYARAKADAERVVEKARAEGLHASYARLYVHESPIRPPGFVFRKITRGAAAIALGRSDELTLGTLDVRRDWGHAAEYVDAFVRMLRRDEPVDLPLGTGIDHSLADLVEVAFAAAGVEDPWSRIVQDPDLVRPADSKVLRADPEPAAEAIGWRATTSFADLVARMVEVDLERVRSGVEDDPRYL, from the coding sequence ATGACCTCCGCGCCGACCGCGCTGGTCACCGGCGTCACCGGCCAGGACGGCATCTACCTCGCCCGGCGGCTGCTCGCGGACGGGCTGCGCGTCGTGGGGGTCGCCCGCCCGGGCAGCGCGAGCGGGCCGCGCGTGGCGGCGTACCTCCCGGGGATGGAGGTGCGCGAGGCCGACATCACCGACGGCGCCACCCTGCGGGCACTGGTCGCCGACATCGCGCCGCAGGAGGTCTACAACCTCGCCGCCCTCAGCTCCGTCGGTCGCAGCTGGGAGGAGCCCGAACTGACCCGCCGGGTCAACCTCGACACCGTCGTCGACCTCGTCGAGGCGGCGCACGCGCTGACGGCTGCAGGCCGCCCGGTGCGCCTCTTCCAGGCGTCGTCGGCCGAGGTCGTCGGCCAGGCCGCGGACAGCCCCTACGCCCGCGCCAAGGCCGACGCCGAGCGTGTCGTGGAGAAGGCCCGGGCGGAGGGCCTGCACGCGTCGTACGCCCGCCTCTACGTCCACGAGAGCCCGATCCGCCCGCCCGGCTTCGTGTTCCGCAAGATCACCCGCGGCGCGGCCGCGATCGCCCTGGGCCGCAGCGACGAGCTGACCCTCGGCACGCTCGACGTCCGGCGCGACTGGGGCCACGCGGCCGAGTACGTCGACGCATTCGTCCGCATGCTGCGCCGCGACGAACCGGTCGACCTGCCGCTCGGCACGGGCATCGACCACTCGCTGGCCGACCTCGTCGAGGTGGCCTTCGCCGCCGCCGGCGTCGAGGACCCGTGGTCGCGGATCGTCCAGGACCCCGACCTGGTGCGGCCCGCGGACTCCAAGGTGCTGCGCGCCGACCCCGAGCCGGCCGCCGAGGCGATCGGCTGGCGGGCGACGACGTCCTTCGCCGACCTCGTGGCGCGCATGGTCGAGGTCGACCTGGAGCGGGTGCGCAGCGGCGTCGAGGACGACCCGCGCTACCTCTGA
- a CDS encoding SDR family NAD(P)-dependent oxidoreductase, giving the protein MTATPVALITGGSKGLGAGMIDVFLREGYAVATCARSRSAKVDEWEREHPDRFWFAVADVSKEADATAYVKDAVERFGRIDALVNNAGVAREGVIGLFNDEDIDTVVDLNIKGTAYVTRAASRVMLRQRSGSIVNISSVVGISGYRGLSVYGATKAALDGMTRALARELGSRGITVNSIAPGYLRTEMSHGLDEAQLGQIERRTPMGRLGDAEDVARAALFLVSPDNRFVTGQVLAVDGGLTC; this is encoded by the coding sequence ATGACCGCAACTCCGGTGGCACTCATCACCGGCGGCAGCAAGGGCCTCGGCGCCGGCATGATCGACGTCTTCCTGAGGGAGGGCTACGCGGTCGCGACGTGCGCACGGTCCCGCAGCGCCAAGGTGGACGAGTGGGAGCGCGAGCACCCCGACCGCTTCTGGTTCGCGGTCGCCGACGTCTCGAAGGAGGCCGACGCGACGGCGTACGTCAAGGACGCCGTGGAGCGCTTCGGCCGCATCGACGCCCTGGTCAACAACGCCGGCGTCGCGCGCGAGGGCGTGATCGGCCTCTTCAACGACGAGGACATCGACACGGTCGTCGACCTCAACATCAAGGGCACCGCCTATGTCACCCGCGCCGCCAGCCGGGTGATGCTGCGCCAGCGCAGCGGCAGCATCGTCAACATCTCCTCGGTCGTCGGCATCTCCGGCTACCGCGGCCTGTCCGTGTACGGCGCCACGAAGGCCGCCCTCGACGGCATGACCCGGGCGCTGGCCCGTGAGCTGGGCTCGCGCGGCATCACGGTGAACTCCATCGCGCCGGGCTACCTGCGCACCGAGATGAGCCACGGCCTCGACGAGGCGCAGCTCGGCCAGATCGAGCGGCGTACCCCCATGGGTCGCCTCGGCGACGCCGAGGACGTCGCGCGGGCCGCGCTCTTCCTGGTCTCGCCCGACAACCGGTTCGTCACGGGGCAGGTGCTGGCCGTCGACGGTGGCCTGACCTGCTGA
- a CDS encoding class I adenylate-forming enzyme family protein: protein MIDLLERAAAGEPSSPAVVTHRGSWTYAEVLAAARNVAAALVERGITRFAVVEEDAARLVPLLAGAALAGAEPCQYQPDTDPAELADHAAQLGHDVVVSRRTDLGESFQVVDPDALLAHVGEPPAASAGQPLLIRTTGTTGAPKAARHDWRVLSGTVAGARQRPGQRWLLAYGPHQMSGVQVLMHVLGSGATLVAPFPRQPRDGLAALLDPGVDCVSATPTYWRFLLAEARSRGVDLPPLQQVTLGGEAVPPDLLAAVRAAFPTARVSQVYASTELGSVASVTDGRPGISADRLHSDANPDGTLKVVDGQLWVRSGVGMLGYVGEPDVATEDGWRATGDLVEVVGDRIEFRGRDSEVINVGGVKVHPLPVENRITAVTGVEAARVFGRANRLTGAIVAAEIVPSADADHDELKAAVRAAVEDLPRAWHPRSITFVAALETKGGKTIRRIEG from the coding sequence ATGATCGATCTCCTCGAGCGCGCCGCGGCAGGGGAGCCCAGCTCCCCGGCCGTGGTGACGCACCGGGGCTCGTGGACCTATGCAGAGGTCCTCGCCGCTGCCCGCAACGTGGCCGCGGCACTCGTCGAGCGCGGGATCACCCGGTTCGCCGTCGTGGAGGAGGACGCCGCGCGGCTGGTGCCGCTGCTGGCCGGTGCCGCCCTCGCCGGTGCCGAGCCCTGCCAGTACCAGCCGGACACCGACCCGGCCGAGCTCGCCGACCACGCGGCGCAGCTGGGCCACGACGTGGTCGTCTCCCGTCGTACGGACCTCGGCGAGTCCTTCCAGGTCGTCGACCCCGACGCGCTCCTGGCGCACGTGGGGGAGCCACCCGCCGCGTCCGCCGGCCAACCGCTCCTGATCCGCACCACGGGCACGACCGGCGCGCCGAAGGCCGCCCGCCACGACTGGCGGGTGCTGTCCGGCACGGTCGCCGGCGCCCGGCAGCGCCCCGGCCAGCGCTGGCTGCTCGCCTACGGTCCGCACCAGATGTCCGGGGTGCAGGTGCTCATGCACGTCCTGGGCAGCGGAGCCACGCTCGTCGCACCCTTCCCGCGCCAGCCCCGCGACGGCCTCGCCGCGCTGCTCGACCCCGGCGTCGACTGCGTGAGCGCGACGCCGACGTACTGGCGCTTCCTGCTCGCCGAGGCTCGCTCCCGCGGAGTCGATCTGCCCCCGCTGCAGCAGGTCACGCTGGGCGGCGAGGCGGTCCCGCCGGACCTGCTGGCCGCCGTCCGCGCCGCGTTCCCGACCGCCCGCGTCTCGCAGGTCTACGCGTCGACCGAGCTCGGCTCGGTCGCCTCGGTGACCGACGGCCGGCCCGGCATCAGCGCCGACCGGCTGCACTCCGACGCCAACCCCGACGGCACCCTCAAGGTCGTCGACGGCCAGCTGTGGGTGCGCTCCGGCGTCGGCATGCTCGGGTACGTCGGCGAGCCCGACGTCGCCACCGAGGACGGCTGGCGCGCCACCGGCGACCTCGTCGAGGTGGTCGGTGACCGCATCGAGTTCCGCGGCCGGGACTCGGAGGTCATCAACGTCGGCGGGGTGAAGGTCCACCCGCTGCCCGTCGAGAACCGGATCACCGCGGTGACCGGGGTCGAGGCGGCGCGCGTCTTCGGGCGCGCCAACAGGCTCACCGGCGCCATCGTCGCCGCCGAGATCGTGCCGTCGGCGGACGCCGACCACGACGAGCTCAAGGCGGCCGTCCGGGCCGCCGTCGAGGACCTGCCGCGGGCCTGGCACCCGCGCAGCATCACGTTCGTTGCCGCCCTCGAGACCAAGGGCGGCAAGACGATCAGGAGGATCGAAGGATGA
- a CDS encoding acyl carrier protein — translation MTADRVRGVIATFLTGAKKAFDPELPGDTDLYGGGLELDSLEAAELSAMLEDEFGTDPFSAGEEMPETVGEVLAFYEAAATA, via the coding sequence GTGACCGCAGACCGTGTGCGTGGAGTGATCGCCACGTTCCTCACCGGAGCCAAGAAGGCGTTCGACCCCGAGCTGCCGGGCGACACCGACCTCTACGGCGGTGGCCTGGAGCTCGACTCGCTCGAGGCCGCCGAGCTCTCGGCGATGCTCGAGGACGAGTTCGGCACCGACCCGTTCTCCGCGGGCGAGGAGATGCCGGAGACCGTCGGCGAGGTCCTCGCGTTCTACGAGGCCGCCGCGACCGCATGA
- a CDS encoding SAM-dependent methyltransferase, which yields MSTTDLDGASHEPEKHYDRVHEAWRLIMGEEFHYGYFATPTTPLEQATAALTAQMLQRAAITAGDRVLDVGCGTGRQACDLVEEYDARVLGITTSGAGVAAATELAASRGLDGARFEQRDGTDNGLPDGSFDVVWALESSHLMRDRKALLSEAARVLAPGGRLVLCDIINRRRIPFLEVRARRDDFAVLRAAFGDAHMLPLSDYTGWLEELGLQVTDATDISDETLPTFEAWRSNCATHEHEIVELIGEQARDEFVRSCDILEGLWNDGTFGYGILGAAKP from the coding sequence TTGAGCACGACCGATCTCGATGGCGCCAGCCACGAGCCCGAGAAGCACTACGACCGCGTCCACGAGGCGTGGCGCCTGATCATGGGCGAGGAGTTCCACTACGGATACTTCGCGACCCCGACGACGCCGCTCGAGCAGGCCACCGCCGCGCTGACCGCGCAGATGCTCCAGCGCGCGGCCATCACCGCCGGTGACCGCGTCCTCGACGTCGGCTGCGGCACCGGCCGCCAGGCCTGCGACCTCGTCGAGGAGTACGACGCCCGGGTGCTCGGCATCACGACCAGCGGCGCCGGCGTGGCCGCTGCCACCGAGCTGGCCGCGAGCCGCGGGCTCGACGGTGCCCGCTTCGAGCAGCGCGACGGCACCGACAACGGCCTGCCGGACGGCTCCTTCGACGTCGTCTGGGCGCTGGAGTCCTCGCACCTGATGCGGGACCGCAAGGCGCTGCTGTCCGAGGCCGCGCGGGTGCTCGCCCCCGGCGGACGCCTCGTTCTGTGCGACATCATCAACCGCCGCCGGATCCCGTTCCTCGAGGTGCGGGCCCGGCGCGACGACTTCGCGGTGCTGCGGGCGGCCTTCGGCGACGCCCACATGCTGCCCCTGTCGGACTACACCGGCTGGCTCGAGGAGCTCGGCCTGCAGGTGACCGACGCGACCGACATCTCCGACGAGACGCTCCCGACGTTCGAGGCCTGGCGCAGCAACTGCGCGACCCACGAGCACGAGATCGTGGAGCTCATCGGCGAGCAGGCACGGGACGAGTTCGTCCGCTCGTGCGACATCCTCGAAGGGCTGTGGAACGACGGCACCTTCGGCTACGGCATCCTTGGCGCAGCCAAGCCCTGA